In the Mytilus trossulus isolate FHL-02 chromosome 1, PNRI_Mtr1.1.1.hap1, whole genome shotgun sequence genome, one interval contains:
- the LOC134711312 gene encoding neuroligin-3-like yields the protein MIILDTLIVTVLCCISVTSTNEWNPIRNTLYGKIRGKVTSRLSGKYVEEYLGIPYASPPIGSLRFERSVPPINWSDIKDTNYLPPACPQYGSDYIDLHREGFNKFDEDCLYMNIYVPKLKQESLPVLLYVHGGSNIVGMGAMFDGDVLAAHGEIIVITFNYRLGIYGFYADKSKGIEGIYGLLDQVQAMEWVNQNIKYFNGDPERVTIHGHSLGASDVGLHIVSNRTKGLFKNAIIHSGSPIAHWFLSDCVRTSRKTSFPVDCRLGTTRVNNKFSPIQDKWMNISEEMFNVALTKDITFGTYPITIDGYYTTESPENMYRCENNIHAESVLLVLSRDELFPSLSTEGKNDNYSITIEVLINYYQTLFPDEDQFANEANLVFNDWKESKVLPFPQAPRIQADLIFYTPMIKLADIVSRWLNKTYLLSFEYISETPSGPLWQGVPHGWDLFYMFGIPLVGHHLHNYTARDVEMTKITMSLLSDYVKYGYLSTNDTELTGVYDSKLRNYYKIDYNGTQAVVTTGVNFRKPYYEFWNRYLYKYEDTICDTSSKLSVCSYNLLFSVTIYTLFFT from the exons ATGATAATACTTGATACTTTGATTGTGACAGTGTTGTGCTGTATAAGTgtcacatcaacaaatgaatggAATCCAATTAGGAATACACTGTATGGTAAAATTCGTGGAAAAGTAACGTCTAGGCTTTCTGGAAAATATGTCGAGGAATATCTTGGAATACCGTACGCTTCCCCTCCAATTGGATCACTACGATTTGAG cGATCTGTACCACCTATAAATTGGTCTGACATTAAGGATACAAATTATTTACCCCCTGCATGTCCACAATACGGATCTGATTACATAGATCTTCACAGAGAAGGTTTTAATAAGTTTGACGAAGACTGtttgtatatgaatatatatgttccaaaA TTAAAGCAGGAATCATTACCGGTGTTGTTATATGTCCACGGAGGATCTAACATTGTAGGTATGGGCGCCATGTTTGATGGAGATGTTCTTGCAGCTCATGGGGAAATTATCGTAATTACATTTAATTACAGGCTTGGTATATATG GTTTCTATGCAGACAAAAGTAAAGGTATTGAAGGGATATACGGTTTGTTGGACCAGGTACAGGCGATGGAATGGGTTAATCAAAACATCAAGTATTTTAACGGCGATCCAGAACGAGTGACCATCCATGGTCATAGCCTAGGGGCCTCAGATGTTGGACTTCATATTGTTTCCAATCGGACTAAAG GATTATTTAAAAATGCAATCATACACAGCGGTTCACCAATTGCCCATTGGTTTTTATCTGACTGTGTGAGAACCAGTAGAAAAACGTCCTTCCCTGTAGATTGTAGACTAGGGACGACTCGAGTTAATAATAAATTCAGTCCAATACAGGATAAATGGATGAATATATCTGAAGAAATGTTTAATGTAGCTTTAACAAAG gacATAACATTTGGAACATATCCAATAACTATAGACGGATATTATACAACAGAGAGTCCAGAGAATATGTATCGATGTGAAAACAACATCCATGCAGAATCTGTGTTATTGGTGTTGTCGAGAGATGAATTATTTCCATCCC TGTCAACAGAAGggaaaaatgacaattatagtaTTACCATCGAAGTTTtgattaattactatcaaaCACTGTTTCCTGATGAAGACCAGTTTgcaa ATGAAGCAAATTTAGTTTTCAATGACTGGAAAGAAAGTAAAGTTTTACCATTCCCACAG gcaCCACGAATACAAGCAGATCTCATTTTCTATACACCTATGATTAAATTGGCAGACATAGTATCAAGATggttaaataaaacatatttactcAGCTTCGAATATATTTCGGAGACACCATCTGGACCATTGTGGCAAG GTGTACCACATGGCTGGgacttgttttatatgtttggAATACCACTTGTTGGACATCATCTACATAATTATACAGCAAGAGATGtagaaatgacaaaaattacTATGTCATTATTAAGTGACTATGTGAAATATGG ATATTTGTCCACCAATGACACTGAATTGACAGGAGTGTACGATTCAAAATTACGAAACTACTACAAGATAGACTACAATGGTACACAAGCTGTTGTTACTACTGGAGTCAACTTCAGGAAGCCATATTACGAATTCTGGAATAGATATCTGTATAAATATGAAGACACGATTTGCGATACAAGTTCTAAGCTGAGTGTGTGTTCATATAATCTATTGTTTTCTGTCACAATATATACTCTCTTTTTTACATGA